The Patescibacteria group bacterium genome includes a region encoding these proteins:
- the ppsA gene encoding phosphoenolpyruvate synthase yields MPLKSNKSRKLVLWFKELNRQDVKYVGGKNSSLGEMYRYLTPRGVLVPNGFAVTAAAYQHFLKDAGIKKAIATILKQTKISDITSLAKGGLAIRQTILKSEFPEDLKEEIIKSYRQLEKEFGPNCDVAVRSSATAEDLPDASFAGQQETFLNVRGTTELMLACRKCFASLFTNRAISYRADKHYDHFKISLSIGVQKMIRSDLATSGVMFSLDTESGFKDVVLINASYGLGENIVLGKVTPDEFFVYKPGLAKGNYPILSRRLGTKSVKLIYSGDAHNPTVDVPVPVKDRAKFCLTDRDVIKLAKWAVIIEKHYGRPMDMEWAKDGRTGQLYIVQGRPETVQSQRDYTVLEDYTLLGKGKVLITGSPVGSRIGAGVAHVLNEAKDISKFKKGEVLVTDMTDPDWEPIMKIASAIVTNRGGRTCHAAIISRELGIPCIVGTEHGTAKIKTGRPITVSCAEGEIGSVYDGQLKFKVTRTSIKNLKRPKTKIMMNLGDPDQAFSYSFVPNDGVGLAREEFIINSYIKIHPMALLHFHRLKDQKAKREIAKLTAAYPNKKQYYIDQLASGIAIIAAAFAPKDVIVRLSDFKSNEYANLIGGKEFEPVEDNPMIGWRGASRYYDPKYQPAFELECQALKKVRDLMGLKNVKIMVPFCRTVDEGKAVLKVMAANGLKRGVGGLQVYVMCEIPANVILADEFSKIFDGFSIGSNDLTQLTLGLDRDSELVSHIYDERNQAVKDLVSQVIVKAKRNKRHMGFCGQAPSDFPEFARYLVTEGIDSMSLNPDTVIRTTLDIIKLEKSLRRKKK; encoded by the coding sequence ATGCCTTTAAAATCAAACAAATCCCGCAAGCTCGTTCTCTGGTTCAAGGAACTAAACCGTCAAGACGTAAAATACGTCGGTGGTAAGAATTCCAGTTTAGGAGAGATGTATCGCTATCTTACACCCCGGGGTGTGTTGGTGCCGAATGGTTTCGCGGTTACGGCCGCGGCCTATCAGCATTTCTTGAAAGACGCGGGCATAAAAAAAGCCATCGCCACAATTTTAAAACAAACCAAGATCAGCGATATCACCAGTTTGGCCAAAGGTGGTTTGGCCATCCGGCAGACGATTCTCAAATCCGAATTCCCCGAAGATTTAAAGGAAGAAATAATCAAATCATATCGCCAACTGGAAAAAGAGTTTGGGCCAAATTGCGATGTGGCGGTTCGTTCATCGGCCACGGCGGAGGACCTGCCCGACGCATCGTTCGCCGGCCAGCAGGAAACTTTTCTCAATGTGCGCGGTACGACCGAGCTGATGCTGGCCTGCCGGAAATGTTTCGCTTCGTTGTTCACCAATCGGGCGATATCTTACCGGGCGGACAAACATTACGACCATTTCAAGATCTCCCTGTCCATCGGCGTGCAGAAGATGATCCGCTCTGATTTGGCCACCTCGGGCGTGATGTTCAGCCTTGATACCGAGAGCGGTTTTAAGGATGTGGTATTAATCAATGCCTCATACGGCTTGGGAGAAAATATTGTACTGGGCAAAGTTACCCCGGATGAGTTTTTTGTGTATAAACCCGGCCTGGCCAAGGGTAATTATCCGATTCTATCGCGCCGGCTGGGCACCAAAAGCGTAAAGCTGATTTATAGCGGCGATGCCCACAATCCAACTGTCGATGTGCCAGTGCCGGTGAAAGATCGAGCCAAGTTTTGTCTGACTGATCGCGACGTGATCAAGCTGGCCAAGTGGGCGGTGATTATTGAAAAACATTATGGCCGGCCGATGGATATGGAGTGGGCCAAGGACGGTCGCACAGGTCAGCTCTACATTGTGCAAGGCCGGCCGGAGACGGTGCAATCCCAGCGCGACTACACGGTGCTGGAAGATTATACCTTGTTGGGCAAGGGCAAAGTTCTGATCACCGGCTCGCCGGTCGGGTCGCGTATTGGTGCCGGCGTGGCGCACGTGCTTAACGAAGCTAAAGATATATCAAAATTTAAAAAAGGCGAGGTGCTGGTCACCGACATGACCGACCCGGACTGGGAACCGATCATGAAGATCGCTTCGGCGATCGTGACCAATCGAGGTGGCCGCACTTGTCATGCCGCGATTATTTCCCGCGAGCTGGGCATTCCCTGCATTGTCGGAACCGAACACGGTACCGCCAAGATAAAAACCGGCCGGCCGATTACCGTGTCCTGCGCGGAAGGCGAGATCGGCTCGGTATATGACGGCCAGCTGAAATTCAAGGTTACCAGAACCAGCATCAAGAACCTCAAACGCCCCAAGACTAAAATCATGATGAACCTGGGCGATCCCGACCAAGCCTTCTCATACAGTTTCGTGCCAAACGATGGTGTCGGTCTGGCGCGCGAGGAATTTATCATCAATTCGTACATCAAGATCCATCCGATGGCGTTGTTGCATTTCCATCGGCTCAAAGACCAGAAAGCCAAGCGTGAGATAGCCAAATTGACCGCCGCCTATCCCAACAAGAAGCAATACTATATCGATCAGTTGGCGTCGGGCATTGCCATCATCGCCGCCGCCTTCGCGCCCAAAGACGTGATCGTGCGGCTGTCGGATTTCAAATCAAATGAATACGCCAATCTGATCGGCGGCAAGGAATTCGAACCGGTCGAAGATAATCCGATGATCGGTTGGCGCGGCGCCTCGCGGTACTACGATCCGAAATACCAACCGGCCTTTGAACTGGAATGTCAGGCTTTGAAAAAAGTCCGCGATCTGATGGGTCTGAAGAATGTCAAAATCATGGTGCCATTTTGCCGAACCGTGGACGAAGGGAAGGCGGTTTTGAAAGTCATGGCCGCCAATGGTTTGAAACGCGGTGTCGGCGGATTGCAGGTCTATGTGATGTGTGAAATTCCAGCCAACGTTATTCTGGCCGACGAGTTTTCCAAGATCTTCGATGGCTTCTCGATTGGTTCCAATGATCTGACCCAACTGACACTCGGTCTCGATCGCGATTCCGAACTCGTTAGTCATATATACGATGAGCGCAATCAGGCGGTGAAAGACCTGGTCAGCCAGGTGATCGTCAAAGCCAAGAGGAATAAACGGCATATGGGTTTCTGCGGCCAGGCGCCATCGGACTTTCCGGAGTTCGCGCGATACCTGGTTACCGAAGGGATTGATTCGATGTCGCTAAACCCCGATACGGTCATTCGTACCACGCTGGATATTATCAAACTGGAAAAGTCGCTGCGTCGAAAGAAAAAATAA